One genomic window of Quercus robur chromosome 6, dhQueRobu3.1, whole genome shotgun sequence includes the following:
- the LOC126690367 gene encoding thaumatin-like protein has translation MGHIWLKLLATIGHLTPIDGGFHLNSDEEVVFEVLERWSERVWGKQGCCFDEDIGKGSCQTSDCAGLLHCQRIGAVPPATVDEMTFGTSKSNLHYYDVSLVDGFNLPVSLVTGAGEEQLENVNVGQT, from the exons ATGGGACATATATGGCTTAAACTTCTTGCCACTATAGGCCATTTAACCCCAATAGATGGTGGCTTTCATCTCAATAGTGATGAAGAAGTAGTGTTTGAAGTTCTGGAAAGATGGTCTGAAAGAGTATGGGGCAAACAAGGTTGTTGCTTTGATGAAGATATTGGCAAAGGTTCATGCCAAACTAGTGACTGTGCTGGCCTTTTGCATTGCCAACGCATTGGTGCAGTCCCTCCAGCCACAGTTGATGAAATGACATTTGGAACCTCTAAATCAAACTTACATTACTATGATGTGAGTTTGGTTGATGGGTTCAACTTGCCCGTGTCACTG GTAACTGGAGCTGGTGAGGAGCAGTTGGAAAATGTGAATGTGGGGCAAACTTAA